From Bacillus pumilus, one genomic window encodes:
- a CDS encoding peptide MFS transporter produces MSTIDHDKIVKSVPQKGFFGHPKGLYTLFFTEFWERFSYYGMRALLIYYMYTEVTKGGLGFDQTTANSIMSVYGALVYMSGIIGGWLADRVFGSSSTVFYGGVFIMLGHVILALPSGATALFISMGLIIIGTGLLKPNVSNIVGDLYTKTDPRRDSGFSIFYMGINMGGFISPLIVGTLGQKVNFHLGFSLAAVGMLVGLITFVITKKPNLGLAGTYVTNPLSAAERKNFKIFGTLIIIVLAVFVVIGIQTGALTINLFTWFVSVLGVLIPIVYFIVMYFSKKTSPVEQSRVLAYIPLFLAAVMFWAIQEQGSNILATYADQRTNLNFLGMTLASSWFQSLNPIFIVLLSPVFAWLWIRLGKKQPSTPIKFSLGLLFAGLSFIIMIIPAYMSGSNTLVSPLWLVLSFFLVVIGELCLSPVGLSATTKLAPAAFSAQTMSLWFLSNAMAQAINAQVVKLFDKVPETVYFGIIGMLAIVLCGVMLLLTPVIKKAMKGIH; encoded by the coding sequence GAATTTTGGGAGCGTTTCTCTTATTACGGCATGCGTGCACTGCTTATTTACTATATGTACACAGAGGTGACAAAGGGCGGTCTTGGTTTTGATCAGACGACAGCCAATTCGATCATGTCTGTCTACGGTGCGCTTGTCTATATGTCAGGCATTATTGGAGGATGGCTTGCCGATCGAGTATTCGGTTCGTCCAGTACGGTCTTTTATGGCGGGGTTTTCATTATGCTTGGACATGTCATTTTAGCTTTGCCAAGCGGAGCAACAGCGCTCTTTATTAGTATGGGACTGATTATTATTGGGACGGGTCTTTTGAAGCCGAACGTTTCAAACATTGTTGGCGACCTGTATACCAAAACGGACCCTCGCAGGGATTCTGGCTTTAGTATTTTCTACATGGGCATCAACATGGGTGGTTTTATTTCCCCATTAATTGTCGGAACACTCGGTCAAAAAGTGAACTTCCACCTCGGATTCTCACTTGCTGCCGTTGGGATGCTTGTTGGACTTATTACATTTGTGATCACGAAAAAACCGAACCTTGGTCTTGCCGGCACTTATGTGACAAATCCGTTATCAGCTGCTGAACGCAAGAACTTCAAAATTTTCGGAACATTGATCATCATTGTGCTCGCTGTTTTTGTTGTCATTGGCATTCAAACAGGCGCACTCACGATTAATCTATTCACTTGGTTTGTCAGTGTGCTTGGTGTGCTCATTCCGATTGTGTATTTCATCGTCATGTATTTCAGTAAAAAGACGAGCCCAGTGGAGCAATCCAGGGTTCTCGCTTATATTCCATTGTTCCTTGCTGCGGTGATGTTCTGGGCAATTCAAGAACAAGGCTCAAACATTTTAGCCACATATGCAGATCAACGAACAAACTTGAATTTCCTAGGGATGACACTTGCCTCTTCGTGGTTCCAATCATTGAACCCAATCTTTATTGTGCTGCTGTCTCCTGTGTTTGCTTGGTTGTGGATTAGACTTGGAAAGAAACAGCCGTCTACCCCGATTAAGTTCTCACTTGGCCTTCTATTTGCAGGATTATCCTTCATCATCATGATCATTCCTGCCTACATGTCTGGTTCGAATACACTTGTGAGCCCATTATGGCTTGTTCTGAGCTTCTTCCTTGTCGTGATCGGAGAGCTCTGCTTATCACCAGTTGGGCTGTCAGCAACAACAAAGCTTGCACCTGCTGCCTTCTCAGCGCAAACGATGAGCCTTTGGTTCCTTTCAAATGCGATGGCACAGGCGATCAATGCGCAAGTGGTCAAACTGTTTGATAAAGTGCCAGAAACCGTCTATTTCGGTATCATCGGAATGCTTGCCATCGTTTTATGCGGTGTGATGCTGCTCTTAACACCAGTGATCAAGAAAGCAATGAAAGGCATTCATTAA